The Equus przewalskii isolate Varuska chromosome 8, EquPr2, whole genome shotgun sequence genome has a window encoding:
- the LOC139085264 gene encoding carbonic anhydrase 13-like isoform X4 gives MKLIQLHDVHWNSDKYPSFVEAAHESHGLDVLGVFLQEEVNGIPCIGLHENQLISQADVYRISTSYQVLCWILGIQHNLRQDVT, from the exons atgaaattaatccaG CTCCATGATGTTCATTGGAATTCGGACAAATACCCCAGCTTTGTGGAGGCAGCTCATGAGTCACATGGACTAGATGTCTTGGGAGTATTTTTACAG GAAGAAGTAAATGGGATCCCTTGCATTGGGCTACATGAGAATCAACTTATATCTCAAG CAGATGTTTACAGAATTTCTACCAGCTACCAAGTCCTGTGTTGGATCCTAGGAATACAGCACAATCTCAGACAAGACGTGACCTAA
- the COLEC10 gene encoding collectin-10 isoform X2, whose product MGPKGIKGELGDVGDQGNIGKTGPIGKKGDKGEKGLPGIPGGKGKAGTVCDCGRYRKVVGQLDISVARLKTSMKFVKNVIAGIRETEEKFYYLVQEEKNYRESLTHCRIRGGMLAMPKDEAANTLIADYVAKSGFFRVFIGVNDLEREGQYVFTDNTPLQNYSNWKEGEPSDPYGHEDCVEMLSSGRWNDTECHLTMYFVCEFVKKKK is encoded by the exons ATGGGGCCAAAAG GGATTAAGGGAGAACTGGGTGATGTAGGAGACCAGGGCAACATCGGCAAGACTGGGCCCATCGGCAAGAAGG GTGACAAAGGGGAAAAGGGTTTGCCTGGGATACCTGGAGGAAAAGGCAAAGCAG gTACTGTCTGTGATTGTGGAAGATACCGGAAAGTTGTTGGACAACTGGACATTAGTGTTGCTCGACTCAAGACGTCTATGAAGTTCGTCAAGAATG TCATAGCAGGGATTAGGGAAACCGAAGAGAAATTCTACTACCTTGTGCAAGAGGAGAAGAACTACAGGGAATCCCTGACCCACTGCCGGATCCGGGGTGGAATGCTAGCCATGCCAAAGGACGAAGCCGCCAACACGCTGATCGCCGACTATGTCGCCAAGAGTGGCTTCTTCCGGGTGTTCATTGGGGTGAATGACCTTGAGAGGGAGGGGCAGTATGTGTTCACTGACAACACGCCACTGCAGAACTACAGCAACTGGAAGGAGGGGGAGCCAAGCGACCCCTATGGTCATGAGGACTGTGTGGAGATGCTGAGCTCAGGCAGATGGAATGACACTGAGTGCCATCTTACCATGTACTTTGTCTGTGAGTTTGTCAAGAAGAAAAAGTAA
- the LOC139085264 gene encoding putative inactive carbonic anhydrase 5B-like protein isoform X5, which produces MKLIQLHDVHWNSDKYPSFVEAAHESHGLDVLGVFLQEEVNGIPCIGLHENQLISQDVYRISTSYQVLCWILGIQHNLRQDVT; this is translated from the exons atgaaattaatccaG CTCCATGATGTTCATTGGAATTCGGACAAATACCCCAGCTTTGTGGAGGCAGCTCATGAGTCACATGGACTAGATGTCTTGGGAGTATTTTTACAG GAAGAAGTAAATGGGATCCCTTGCATTGGGCTACATGAGAATCAACTTATATCTCAAG ATGTTTACAGAATTTCTACCAGCTACCAAGTCCTGTGTTGGATCCTAGGAATACAGCACAATCTCAGACAAGACGTGACCTAA
- the LOC139085264 gene encoding carbonic anhydrase 13-like isoform X3 translates to MNKMIELHDVHWNSDKYPSFVEAAHESHGLDVLGVFLQEEVNGIPCIGLHENQLISQADVYRISTSYQVLCWILGIQHNLRQDVT, encoded by the exons ATGAATAAAATGATAGAG CTCCATGATGTTCATTGGAATTCGGACAAATACCCCAGCTTTGTGGAGGCAGCTCATGAGTCACATGGACTAGATGTCTTGGGAGTATTTTTACAG GAAGAAGTAAATGGGATCCCTTGCATTGGGCTACATGAGAATCAACTTATATCTCAAG CAGATGTTTACAGAATTTCTACCAGCTACCAAGTCCTGTGTTGGATCCTAGGAATACAGCACAATCTCAGACAAGACGTGACCTAA
- the LOC139085264 gene encoding carbonic anhydrase 13-like isoform X6 yields the protein MQLHDVHWNSDKYPSFVEAAHESHGLDVLGVFLQEEVNGIPCIGLHENQLISQADVYRISTSYQVLCWILGIQHNLRQDVT from the exons CTCCATGATGTTCATTGGAATTCGGACAAATACCCCAGCTTTGTGGAGGCAGCTCATGAGTCACATGGACTAGATGTCTTGGGAGTATTTTTACAG GAAGAAGTAAATGGGATCCCTTGCATTGGGCTACATGAGAATCAACTTATATCTCAAG CAGATGTTTACAGAATTTCTACCAGCTACCAAGTCCTGTGTTGGATCCTAGGAATACAGCACAATCTCAGACAAGACGTGACCTAA